From the genome of Gracilibacillus salitolerans, one region includes:
- a CDS encoding family 43 glycosylhydrolase, producing the protein MDVKRIHNVEIDIAKGEDIRLPEQVLVDLNDNITAEFNVSWDSVNKNELFDKGSLEVEGEVEHKDYPKPFIEQRADPYLYKHTDGYYYFTGSYPLYDRVVLRRAKTIDELPQAEEKVIWWKHESGIMSEHIWAPEIHFIDGKWYIHVAAGDKDDVWAIRPYVLECDAENPLEGEWVEKGQINTEFQSFSLDATTFEHQGKRYLVWAQKVDNDQISNLYIAEMENPWTIKKQVLLSIPEYDWEVIGFDVNEGPAMIKNDKKIFIGFSASATDENYAMGLLHADVDSDLLDPDSWTKEKDPVLVSSDNTSEYGPGHNSFSVDEDGYELLVYHARPYKGFNTENPLYDHNRHARIQRLFWTKDGFPYFGEPGYQLDFSNHKAKAIITLK; encoded by the coding sequence ATGGATGTAAAGCGTATTCATAATGTGGAAATCGATATTGCCAAAGGCGAAGATATTCGATTACCGGAACAAGTACTAGTAGATCTCAATGATAACATTACCGCAGAGTTTAATGTAAGCTGGGATTCTGTTAATAAAAATGAACTTTTTGATAAAGGAAGCCTTGAGGTTGAGGGTGAGGTGGAACATAAAGATTACCCTAAGCCTTTTATTGAACAGCGAGCAGACCCATATTTATATAAGCATACAGATGGTTACTATTATTTTACAGGCTCATACCCATTGTATGACCGTGTTGTCTTAAGAAGAGCAAAAACAATTGATGAATTACCACAAGCAGAGGAGAAAGTGATCTGGTGGAAACATGAATCAGGTATAATGTCTGAACATATTTGGGCACCAGAGATCCATTTTATTGATGGGAAATGGTATATTCATGTTGCTGCCGGGGACAAAGATGATGTTTGGGCAATTCGTCCGTATGTATTAGAATGTGATGCAGAAAATCCATTAGAGGGTGAATGGGTAGAAAAAGGACAAATTAATACGGAATTTCAAAGTTTCTCTCTTGATGCAACAACATTCGAACATCAAGGCAAACGTTATCTAGTGTGGGCGCAAAAGGTGGATAATGATCAAATTTCGAACCTTTATATCGCTGAAATGGAGAATCCATGGACGATTAAGAAGCAAGTTCTCCTATCCATTCCAGAGTATGATTGGGAAGTAATTGGCTTTGATGTCAATGAAGGTCCTGCAATGATTAAGAATGATAAAAAAATTTTCATAGGATTTTCTGCGAGTGCTACAGATGAAAATTATGCGATGGGATTATTACATGCCGATGTAGACAGTGATTTATTAGATCCAGACTCCTGGACGAAAGAAAAAGATCCTGTGCTGGTATCCAGTGATAACACGAGCGAGTATGGACCGGGACATAATAGTTTTAGTGTTGATGAGGATGGCTACGAACTTTTAGTTTACCACGCTCGTCCATATAAAGGGTTTAATACAGAGAATCCATTATACGATCATAACCGACATGCGCGTATTCAACGCCTATTCTGGACAAAAGACGGTTTCCCTTACTTTGGAGAACCAGGTTATCAATTAGATTTTTCTAACCATAAAGCAAAAGCAATAATTACCTTGAAATGA
- a CDS encoding aminotransferase, with protein sequence MSKSYLANHVKELQPSGIRKFFDLASQMDNVISLGVGEPDFVTPWNVIEASYHSLEQGYTAYTANAGLIELREEISKYLRDTFSISYNPEDQILVTVGASQAIDLALRAIVNPGDEVIVVEPCFVSYSPAISLTGGVPVSVSATADNEFKITPEQIETAITPRTKAIVLCSPNNPTGSVLSREELYGIAQVVRKNDLIVLSDEIYAELAYDEAVTSIASVDGMKERTIVISGFSKSFAMTGWRLGYAAGPTAIMQAMTKIHQYTMMCAPTMAQHGALEALRHGNESVREMKTSYRQRRNFVVKALNEMGLSCHLPGGAFYVFPSIKETGYSSEEFAQKLLEEERVAVVPGQVFGESGEGYIRCSYATSIKQLDESMKRMRRFVKHNSEI encoded by the coding sequence ATGAGTAAATCATACTTAGCAAACCATGTTAAAGAACTACAGCCATCTGGTATTCGCAAGTTTTTTGATCTTGCTTCTCAAATGGATAATGTTATCTCGCTGGGGGTTGGGGAGCCGGATTTTGTAACTCCTTGGAATGTAATAGAAGCGAGTTATCATTCTTTGGAGCAAGGGTATACTGCCTATACGGCTAATGCGGGTTTAATCGAATTAAGAGAAGAGATCAGTAAGTATCTTCGAGATACATTTTCTATTTCTTATAATCCGGAAGATCAAATCTTAGTGACAGTAGGTGCCAGTCAGGCGATTGATTTAGCTTTACGAGCGATTGTGAATCCTGGAGATGAAGTGATTGTTGTCGAGCCGTGCTTTGTTTCCTATAGTCCTGCTATTTCGTTGACAGGTGGTGTACCTGTATCTGTAAGTGCTACAGCAGATAATGAGTTTAAGATTACACCAGAACAAATCGAAACAGCGATAACGCCAAGAACAAAGGCTATTGTTTTGTGCAGTCCTAACAATCCAACTGGATCGGTGTTAAGCAGGGAAGAATTGTACGGAATAGCGCAGGTTGTACGAAAAAATGACTTAATTGTTTTATCCGATGAAATTTACGCAGAGCTAGCTTATGATGAAGCAGTAACTAGTATCGCATCTGTCGATGGAATGAAAGAGCGGACGATTGTGATTTCCGGATTTTCTAAATCTTTTGCTATGACAGGTTGGCGACTCGGTTATGCTGCGGGTCCAACAGCTATTATGCAAGCTATGACAAAAATTCATCAATACACAATGATGTGTGCACCGACAATGGCACAACATGGGGCGTTAGAAGCATTACGCCATGGAAATGAAAGTGTCAGAGAAATGAAGACCAGCTATCGTCAACGTCGGAATTTTGTCGTGAAAGCATTAAATGAGATGGGGTTATCATGCCATTTGCCTGGTGGTGCATTTTATGTATTCCCATCTATAAAAGAAACTGGTTATAGCTCAGAAGAATTTGCGCAAAAATTATTAGAAGAAGAAAGAGTTGCCGTTGTACCGGGACAGGTTTTTGGTGAAAGTGGAGAGGGATATATCCGTTGTTCCTACGCTACATCAATTAAACAATTAGATGAATCTATGAAAAGAATGCGACGATTTGTTAAACATAATAGTGAAATATAA